The stretch of DNA AAATGGTTGCATTTACAATTCGTTTATGTTATAGTTATATGCGTTGCGGGGTATGGCGTAGCTTGGTAGCGCGCACGGCTGGGGGCCGTGAGGTCGCAGGTTCAAATCCTGTTGCCCCGATTAAAAATTATAGATATTATAACAGCTAAGGTTTCCGAGGTCTGATGACTTCGGATTTTTTTATTACCTTTATTACTTTACTATTTTTCGAAAGGAAGGTTTTACATGCAGGATAATCTGTCTCTTTATCATATTTTTTATACGGTAGCACGTACCGGCAGTATCTCCCACAGTTCCCGGGATCTTTATATCAGTCAGCCTGCTATCAGCAAGGCGATCCAGAAGCTGGAGCAGAATCTGGATACCGTTCTTTTTAAACGAAGTTCCCGGGGTGTCACTCTGACTCCGGACGGTGAGCTTCTTTTTGAAAAAGTAAAAGAAGCTCTTTCACTTCTGGATGAAGGAGAAAATTCCATTCGCCATAACCGTTCCCGGGACATTCCAAAGCTGCGTCTGGGTGCCAGTTCTACTCTTACCAGATATGTACTGCTCTCCCACCTGAAAAACTATATCGCTCGTTTTCCTCATGTACGTATCACAATTTCCTGCCAGTCTACTTATCAGACTCTGCAGCTTCTGGATGAGGAAAAAATCGATCTGGGACTCATCGGACGGCCGCAGAAACTTCGGGGATATTATTTTCAACCTCTTTTGAAAATCCAGGATACCTTTGTCTGTACACAACAGTATCTGGAAAACCAGAAACAGCT from Blautia sp. SC05B48 encodes:
- a CDS encoding LysR family transcriptional regulator translates to MQDNLSLYHIFYTVARTGSISHSSRDLYISQPAISKAIQKLEQNLDTVLFKRSSRGVTLTPDGELLFEKVKEALSLLDEGENSIRHNRSRDIPKLRLGASSTLTRYVLLSHLKNYIARFPHVRITISCQSTYQTLQLLDEEKIDLGLIGRPQKLRGYYFQPLLKIQDTFVCTQQYLENQKQLYPDEPLIQAATFMMLDEDNITRQTVNSQLKEHHVELSHILEVTTMDLLIQFAEIGLGIACVIRDFVKKELEEGTLVEVPVGFSFPLREIGFVCRQKDADSALIAPFFDDETGHPDR